The sequence GGGTAACGATTGCGAGATCGCCGCAGGAAGCCCTGAACTACCTGCAGCAAAAAGGACATCAAACCGCTCTCATAGGGGCCGGCGCTGATCTGCACAATGCCTTTTTAAGTCAAGGGCTTGTGGACGAGGTGATTTTTAATGTGGCGCCTGTAATGGAGGGTAAGGGGTTAAACCTTCTGATCGACAAAGATAACTATCAATATAAACATGTACAATTGCTGGACTGCAAGCCTCTCGGCAGCGGCGTGGTACAACTGCGCTATGCGATTGGCCGGTAAATGGGGTAAACTTAACGGAGAAAGAGTCATTTCAGAGTATCTACTGGAATGGCTCTTTTTTATTGTATCTCTCGAATGATCCGGACTAGAAGGGGATTTTTTATGGCGGTGATTATTTATTGGAAATTCGTCCTTTTAAGCTTCTGCTAATATTGATAGGTTAGAATCGTTTAATGTTAAGCAGACCAGAAATGAGGGGGAGGACAACAAATGCCGCAACGTACAGTGACGTCATCGGATTTGCAGGTTACCCCGCAGACCGACTTGCTCCCGACGAAAAAGAAAGAACGGATAGAAGAAATAACCTTGTTAAGGGCGTTTGCGTTTCTCGCCATTACCATGCAGCACAGCATAGCGGAATATATTTACCGGAGCGATATTTTGCAGTCCGATGCAATCATGCTGGCGATGCTGTTTGATTTCACGCGCTTCGGGACGCCGACATTTGTGTTTCTTTCCGGGCTGCTGCTGTTTTACAACTACAATGGCAAGCTTTCCTATTGGCTTTATATTCGAAAAAGGCTGGTAGATATTTACCTACCGTTTGTATGCTGGACGGTCATTTACTGGATCGCCGTACAGGGGGTTGCATTCGGTCAACTGGGAAATCCGGCAGACTGGCCGAGGACGCTGCTTCATGAGTTGTTCCTGCCGACATACGGTTATCATCTGTGGTTTATTCCAATGATTTTTCAATATTATCTCTTGTTCCCGCTGTTTACGCTCGCGATCGACAAGGTGCGCCAAAAACTTCAAGCGATGCCGGGAGGAGCGTCCTTCCGCCGCGTGTTTATGATCGTTGCCGTGATGGGTGCGTTATACGCCATCCTGATGTGGTTATCCAGTTACCGGATGCCGGACTGGGCAGATGATTGGGGCGGGTTCTGGGGGAGCGT is a genomic window of Paenibacillus durus ATCC 35681 containing:
- a CDS encoding dihydrofolate reductase family protein, yielding MKTTLWATLTANGNYAQSSPENPPKKEALDDFAAHAIAAGNFIVGRRTFEGMLENGGVGDGPFADLDVVVVSGNAGDLPGVTIARSPQEALNYLQQKGHQTALIGAGADLHNAFLSQGLVDEVIFNVAPVMEGKGLNLLIDKDNYQYKHVQLLDCKPLGSGVVQLRYAIGR
- a CDS encoding acyltransferase, with translation MPQRTVTSSDLQVTPQTDLLPTKKKERIEEITLLRAFAFLAITMQHSIAEYIYRSDILQSDAIMLAMLFDFTRFGTPTFVFLSGLLLFYNYNGKLSYWLYIRKRLVDIYLPFVCWTVIYWIAVQGVAFGQLGNPADWPRTLLHELFLPTYGYHLWFIPMIFQYYLLFPLFTLAIDKVRQKLQAMPGGASFRRVFMIVAVMGALYAILMWLSSYRMPDWADDWGGFWGSVLSYRSYYFVFYIFYFLLGAVCALGLQRWRRFVEDGFIWFGFAFIALYIWQGYEILNHSTETINLNYAGYLRPFTFVLIVTQLMLLYGVVRIVQTRGGAACRLFRFIGTYSFGGFLAHAFVLMLISFITRPLALTGYHLPAAVLTFVLTAAGSIALAKLLSKLSFGRWLIGPVGKQANRNRINARSAQQTFPR